From one Streptomyces spiramyceticus genomic stretch:
- a CDS encoding DUF397 domain-containing protein: MAILQGATDTWTKSSYSGGNGACVEVKSPVMHAIAVRDSKAPEGPSITFAPGSWSAFVGGVGQGTFSLG; this comes from the coding sequence ATGGCAATTCTTCAGGGCGCTACGGACACCTGGACGAAGTCCTCGTACTCCGGGGGCAACGGCGCATGTGTAGAGGTCAAGTCCCCCGTCATGCACGCCATCGCGGTACGGGACTCGAAGGCCCCCGAGGGCCCTTCCATCACCTTCGCCCCCGGTTCTTGGAGCGCGTTCGTGGGCGGAGTCGGCCAGGGGACTTTCAGCCTCGGCTGA
- a CDS encoding flotillin family protein, whose protein sequence is MSPVIVAVVGVVVLLVLLALVVITRYKVAGPSEAFIITGRRGKRSTDPVTGQISTDNSGQKVVVGGGVFVVPFVQQKFTLDLSSRHIPIAVRGAVTLRGVKANLEGVAIVKVGGSEDAIRAAAQRFLQQQDGIVGFTQEVLSGALRAIVGRMSVEDIIRDRAAFAGQVAEEAEASLSGQGLILDAFQIQDITTEGSYLEDLGRPEAARARQEADIAEAIAKQASEQARLKAAEEIAIAERTFYLKQAEIRVETEAASAKANAAGPLADAARQQEVLAEQEKVAERQAALTDRELDTKVRKPADAARYQAEQEAEARRIAQVKEAEADAERSRLTGEGEKLHRAALAEAVRIEGEANAAAIAAKGAAEAEAMHKKADAFAQYGDAAVLQMLVEVLPQVVAKASEPLSAIDKMTVISTDGASQLARTVTDNVAQGVELLTSTTGVDVAELLKSITQRGVKTAPEPADANGQIPITD, encoded by the coding sequence ATGAGTCCAGTCATTGTCGCTGTCGTGGGAGTCGTCGTACTCCTCGTACTGCTCGCACTCGTAGTGATCACTCGCTACAAAGTCGCGGGCCCCAGCGAGGCATTCATCATCACCGGCCGCCGCGGCAAGCGGTCCACGGACCCGGTCACCGGACAGATCTCCACCGACAACAGCGGCCAGAAGGTCGTCGTCGGCGGCGGCGTCTTCGTCGTGCCGTTCGTACAGCAGAAGTTCACCCTCGATCTCTCCAGCCGACACATCCCGATCGCCGTACGCGGCGCGGTCACGCTGCGCGGTGTGAAGGCCAACCTCGAAGGCGTCGCGATCGTCAAGGTCGGCGGCAGCGAGGACGCGATCAGGGCCGCCGCCCAGCGCTTCCTCCAGCAGCAGGACGGCATCGTCGGCTTCACCCAGGAAGTCCTGTCGGGCGCGCTGCGCGCCATCGTCGGCCGCATGTCGGTCGAGGACATCATCCGTGACCGTGCCGCGTTCGCGGGCCAGGTCGCGGAGGAGGCCGAGGCGAGCCTGTCGGGCCAGGGCCTGATCCTGGACGCCTTCCAGATCCAGGACATCACCACCGAAGGCTCCTACCTGGAGGACCTGGGTCGGCCCGAGGCCGCCCGTGCCCGCCAGGAGGCCGACATCGCCGAGGCCATCGCCAAGCAGGCCTCCGAGCAGGCCCGGCTGAAGGCGGCCGAGGAAATCGCCATCGCCGAGCGGACGTTCTACCTCAAGCAGGCCGAGATCCGCGTCGAGACGGAGGCGGCGTCCGCCAAGGCCAACGCGGCCGGTCCGCTCGCCGACGCCGCCCGCCAGCAGGAGGTCCTCGCCGAGCAGGAGAAGGTCGCCGAGCGCCAGGCCGCGCTGACCGACCGCGAGCTCGACACCAAGGTGCGCAAGCCGGCCGACGCGGCGCGGTACCAGGCGGAGCAGGAGGCGGAGGCGCGGCGTATCGCGCAGGTCAAGGAGGCCGAGGCGGACGCCGAGCGCTCCCGCCTCACCGGTGAGGGCGAGAAGCTGCACCGCGCGGCGCTGGCCGAGGCGGTACGCATCGAGGGCGAGGCGAACGCCGCCGCCATTGCCGCGAAGGGTGCGGCGGAGGCCGAGGCGATGCACAAGAAGGCGGACGCGTTCGCGCAGTACGGCGACGCGGCAGTGCTCCAGATGCTGGTCGAGGTGCTGCCGCAGGTCGTGGCCAAGGCGTCGGAGCCGCTGAGCGCGATCGACAAGATGACGGTGATCTCGACGGACGGTGCGAGCCAGCTGGCGCGTACGGTCACCGACAACGTCGCCCAGGGCGTGGAGCTGCTGACGTCCACGACGGGCGTGGACGTCGCGGAGCTGCTGAAGAGCATCACGCAGCGAGGCGTGAAGACGGCTCCGGAGCCGGCCGACGCGAACGGCCAGATCCCGATCACGGACTGA
- a CDS encoding GOLPH3/VPS74 family protein — translation MGRSRRTIPEELLLLALDPTTGTTAQPQSLDLGLAGAQLVELALAGRIAPDGDRIAVVMARPTGDPTLDSALELLRRRGSPVRAVHWIGGPRLGLRQTYLSHLERCGMVHAVAGQMCGVLPTTRYQATETAISREIRSRLDSAIRTGVPPDPRTAALAALAHAVGLGKHLYPGNEGRSSRSRLRDLIRHDPMGGLVAHAVMDVQNGVAAQPRRAQAAGGRPQPSVPMQPQHQAQSRRDGMARVAAH, via the coding sequence ATGGGCAGGAGCCGCAGAACGATTCCGGAGGAGCTTCTGCTGCTCGCTCTGGACCCGACCACGGGTACCACAGCGCAGCCGCAGTCGCTCGACCTCGGCCTGGCCGGGGCACAGCTAGTGGAGCTGGCTCTGGCAGGACGGATAGCCCCAGACGGGGATCGTATCGCCGTGGTGATGGCACGGCCGACAGGAGATCCGACATTGGACTCCGCACTGGAACTGCTGCGCAGGCGCGGCAGCCCGGTCCGGGCTGTCCACTGGATCGGCGGGCCCCGGCTGGGGCTCCGCCAGACGTACCTTTCGCATCTGGAACGATGCGGCATGGTCCATGCCGTGGCGGGTCAGATGTGCGGGGTGCTGCCGACAACTCGCTACCAGGCGACGGAAACGGCGATCAGCAGGGAAATCAGGTCCCGGCTGGACAGTGCGATCCGCACCGGCGTACCGCCGGACCCGCGGACCGCGGCGCTCGCCGCGCTCGCTCACGCAGTGGGGCTCGGCAAGCACCTCTACCCCGGCAACGAGGGGCGTTCATCGCGCTCCCGTCTCAGGGATCTGATCAGGCACGACCCCATGGGCGGTCTCGTGGCGCACGCCGTGATGGACGTCCAGAACGGTGTGGCCGCACAGCCACGCCGCGCACAGGCAGCGGGTGGCCGGCCTCAGCCGTCCGTACCGATGCAGCCGCAGCATCAGGCACAGTCACGCCGCGACGGCATGGCCCGCGTCGCAGCGCACTGA
- a CDS encoding ADP-ribosylglycohydrolase family protein, giving the protein MSAPVTSVWGRAEQQDFRSRVRGCLLGGAVGDALGAGVAALTLDEIRAAHGTDALTDLAPAYGRRGAITAGTQLTLFTVDGLIRAQVRRDTGAWHPPTDVHRAHLRWAATQSDWGPDERRKDNGWLAREEWLYARRDPSRECLTGLADETMGTLDKPRNPTARDSGALTRSAPFGLLVGWEPQLVFQLAVECAAQTHGHPTTYLSAGAFAVVVHGLARGETLDGSVQRALAQLAARPGHQPVTDALKQALGAVRQGIPNPARVESLGGGRTAEEVLAVAVYCALVGEDIRHALCLAVNHSGASDATGALCGGLLGALHGETALPPGWLAELEGRSTVLELADDFAMEMTQGPALHGPAVNAPGWLARYPRA; this is encoded by the coding sequence GTGAGCGCACCAGTCACATCCGTTTGGGGCCGTGCCGAACAGCAGGACTTCCGCTCCCGGGTACGCGGCTGCCTCCTCGGCGGCGCGGTCGGCGACGCCCTCGGCGCGGGCGTCGCCGCCCTCACCCTGGACGAGATACGCGCAGCCCACGGCACCGACGCCCTCACCGACCTCGCCCCCGCCTACGGCAGACGCGGCGCCATAACCGCCGGCACCCAGCTCACCCTCTTCACCGTCGACGGCCTCATACGTGCCCAGGTACGCCGCGACACAGGCGCCTGGCACCCGCCCACCGACGTACACCGCGCGCATCTGCGCTGGGCCGCCACCCAGAGCGACTGGGGCCCCGACGAGCGCCGCAAGGACAACGGCTGGCTCGCCCGCGAGGAGTGGCTCTACGCCCGCCGCGACCCGTCCCGCGAATGCCTCACCGGCCTTGCCGACGAAACCATGGGCACCCTCGACAAGCCGAGGAATCCCACCGCCCGAGACTCCGGCGCCCTCACCCGCTCCGCACCCTTCGGCCTCCTCGTCGGCTGGGAGCCCCAGCTCGTCTTCCAGCTCGCCGTCGAATGCGCCGCCCAGACCCACGGCCACCCCACCACGTACCTCTCGGCCGGGGCATTCGCCGTCGTCGTCCACGGCCTGGCGCGCGGCGAGACCCTCGACGGTTCCGTGCAGCGGGCCCTGGCCCAGCTCGCCGCTCGCCCCGGCCACCAGCCGGTGACGGACGCCCTCAAGCAGGCCCTCGGCGCCGTACGCCAGGGCATCCCGAACCCCGCCAGGGTCGAATCCCTGGGCGGGGGCCGTACCGCCGAGGAGGTGCTCGCGGTCGCCGTCTACTGCGCGCTTGTCGGCGAGGACATCCGCCACGCCCTGTGCCTCGCCGTGAACCACAGCGGGGCTTCGGACGCGACCGGCGCCCTGTGCGGCGGCCTACTCGGCGCCCTCCACGGCGAGACCGCGCTGCCGCCGGGCTGGCTGGCCGAGCTCGAAGGGCGCAGCACGGTCCTCGAACTCGCCGACGACTTCGCGATGGAGATGACCCAGGGCCCGGCCCTGCACGGTCCGGCCGTCAACGCGCCTGGCTGGCTGGCCCGCTATCCGAGGGCATGA
- a CDS encoding LLM class F420-dependent oxidoreductase: MRIATTIFLTDETITPVRLARELEQRGFAGLYLPEHTHIPVSRESPFPAGGELPREYGRTLDPFIALGQAAAVTERLALGTGITLVAQHDPIDLAKQVATLDHLSGGRLTLGVGFGWNAEEAADHGVQWRTRRELARERMALMRALWAEEPTAYDGEFGSVRASHAYPKPVQKPRGPVVGPRTLVGGAAGPQLFAHIAEYSDGWLPIGGRGLTESLPVLREVWEAAGRDPEGLQVVPYAVVPNAGKLAHYAELGVREVVLQLPPAGEAEVLRVLDKYAAFL; encoded by the coding sequence ATGCGGATTGCCACCACGATCTTTCTCACCGACGAGACGATCACGCCCGTACGGCTCGCACGCGAGCTGGAGCAGCGGGGATTCGCCGGTCTGTACCTCCCCGAGCACACCCACATCCCCGTCTCTCGCGAGTCGCCCTTCCCCGCGGGCGGTGAACTCCCGCGCGAGTACGGCCGTACGCTCGACCCCTTCATCGCGCTCGGCCAGGCGGCCGCCGTCACCGAGCGGCTCGCCCTCGGCACCGGCATCACGCTGGTCGCCCAGCACGACCCCATCGACCTCGCCAAGCAGGTCGCGACCCTCGACCACCTCTCAGGCGGCCGCCTCACCCTCGGCGTCGGCTTCGGCTGGAACGCCGAGGAGGCCGCCGACCACGGCGTGCAATGGCGTACGAGGCGCGAGCTCGCCCGGGAGCGGATGGCGCTGATGCGGGCACTGTGGGCGGAGGAACCGACGGCTTACGACGGTGAGTTCGGGTCGGTCAGGGCGAGCCATGCGTACCCGAAGCCGGTACAGAAGCCGCGCGGCCCGGTCGTCGGCCCCCGCACGCTGGTCGGCGGGGCGGCGGGCCCCCAGCTCTTCGCGCACATCGCGGAGTACTCGGACGGGTGGCTGCCGATCGGCGGGCGCGGCCTGACGGAATCGCTGCCGGTGCTGCGCGAGGTGTGGGAGGCGGCGGGCCGCGATCCCGAGGGCCTCCAGGTCGTCCCGTACGCCGTCGTCCCGAACGCAGGCAAGCTGGCGCACTACGCGGAACTGGGAGTGCGGGAGGTGGTGCTGCAACTGCCGCCCGCCGGTGAGGCGGAAGTGCTGCGGGTCCTGGACAAGTACGCGGCGTTTCTCTGA
- a CDS encoding helix-turn-helix domain-containing protein encodes MPSNVNPTVRRRRLGQELRRLRELKGMTAEEVAERLLVSQSKISRLENGRRSISQRDVRDLCGVYEVEDHRIVDSLMQMAKDSRQQGWWHAFGDIPYSVYIGLETDAASLRVYDPQIVPGLLQTPQYAEALITGALPETGPTDVEKRVKVRLRRQERILAAENPLRLWAVIDEAALRRLVGDKQLMREQLEHLVEQSQLPHVTVQILPFEMGAHPGISGHYAVLEFPDASDSSVVYIEGVTSDLYLEKANDVQKYSVMYEHLRAQALNVEASRQFIADIAKEYAR; translated from the coding sequence GTGCCGTCCAACGTCAACCCCACCGTCAGGCGCCGCCGTTTGGGCCAGGAGCTCCGCCGGCTCCGCGAGCTCAAGGGCATGACGGCCGAGGAGGTGGCGGAGCGCCTGCTGGTCTCCCAGTCAAAAATCAGCCGCCTCGAAAACGGCCGCCGCTCCATCAGCCAGCGCGACGTACGCGACCTGTGCGGTGTGTACGAGGTCGAGGACCACCGCATCGTCGACTCGCTCATGCAGATGGCCAAGGACTCACGCCAGCAGGGCTGGTGGCACGCCTTCGGCGACATCCCGTACAGCGTCTACATCGGCCTGGAGACGGACGCCGCCTCACTGCGCGTCTACGACCCCCAGATCGTCCCGGGCCTGCTCCAGACCCCGCAGTACGCCGAGGCGCTCATCACCGGCGCACTGCCCGAGACCGGCCCCACCGACGTCGAGAAACGCGTGAAGGTGAGACTGCGCCGGCAGGAACGAATCCTCGCGGCCGAGAATCCCCTGCGCCTGTGGGCCGTCATCGACGAGGCCGCGCTGCGCCGCCTGGTCGGTGACAAGCAGCTGATGCGGGAACAGCTGGAGCATCTGGTGGAGCAGTCGCAGCTGCCCCACGTGACCGTCCAGATACTGCCCTTCGAAATGGGTGCGCACCCCGGCATCAGCGGCCATTACGCGGTGCTGGAGTTCCCGGACGCCTCGGACTCCAGCGTGGTCTACATCGAGGGGGTGACGAGCGACCTGTATCTGGAGAAGGCGAACGACGTCCAGAAGTACAGCGTGATGTACGAGCATCTGCGCGCCCAGGCGCTGAATGTCGAGGCCTCGCGGCAGTTCATCGCGGACATCGCCAAGGAGTACGCCCGCTGA
- a CDS encoding recombinase family protein codes for MNTFGATDTTGLDASWDGVVIPERVRNRTSVALAVGDSLRRYVPQRPGCYLRTSCDRRGNEKGIDLQLQDAELKRIDLGWGLFTEVYRENDTRAFKKKRLAKSDGTTDWMVIRPAFRRMLSDLLSGRIDGVIFYDTDRLARQPRDLEDLIDIVEHAKRPAVGVTGELNLINDADRHMARMLCIMALKASEDTSRRVARNHLADASAGELTGRTPYAWNPDGTLRQDRARIARRIYDQFAAGRSITGISRDLNEDNIPSPRGTKWAQPTVKAILTNPRYCGFVSYQGKHRSEISRQRDGWGRVLLGEDGLPVLGRWEPVVSKKLWADTQLELDHRRLLGEQRGIAGNPQGANYRKYVFTGYLRCGICKAAMSTKRVACRGHVIYYCPGKGRNACGKVSRRAQPVDLHLESLIVEWAKAHSTQLPTRDEAADQTDPAHTLRTRISEIGARKRDLTSSWAKGSESVQGMRPDDYYQALASLNAELDRLEGELATHTPHARHGRARDYEGEWRTGGLEQRRALVGEIFSAIQVMPSGKGRAPFNPEHIKPLYLH; via the coding sequence GTGAACACCTTTGGCGCCACCGATACGACTGGGCTCGACGCCTCATGGGACGGCGTTGTGATCCCTGAACGCGTCCGGAATCGCACATCGGTCGCGCTCGCCGTCGGAGACTCGTTGCGCAGGTACGTTCCACAGCGACCCGGCTGCTACCTACGGACCTCCTGCGACCGCCGCGGCAACGAGAAGGGGATCGATCTCCAGCTACAGGACGCCGAGCTGAAGCGCATCGACCTTGGCTGGGGCCTGTTTACCGAGGTCTACCGAGAGAACGACACCAGGGCGTTCAAGAAGAAGCGGCTCGCGAAGAGCGACGGCACGACTGACTGGATGGTGATCCGCCCTGCCTTCCGGCGCATGCTGAGCGACCTGCTGTCGGGCCGTATCGACGGCGTCATCTTTTACGACACGGACCGACTGGCGCGTCAGCCGAGGGATCTCGAGGACCTCATCGACATCGTCGAGCACGCCAAGCGGCCGGCTGTCGGCGTCACGGGCGAGCTCAACCTCATCAATGATGCCGATCGGCACATGGCCAGGATGCTGTGCATCATGGCCCTCAAGGCATCGGAGGACACCTCCCGCCGAGTGGCCAGGAACCACCTCGCGGATGCCTCGGCCGGCGAACTGACCGGCAGGACACCATACGCATGGAACCCTGACGGAACCCTGCGCCAGGACCGGGCGCGCATCGCAAGGCGCATCTACGATCAGTTCGCTGCCGGCAGGTCCATCACCGGCATCTCGCGAGATCTCAACGAGGACAACATCCCGTCCCCGCGTGGCACCAAGTGGGCGCAACCGACCGTGAAAGCGATCCTCACCAACCCTCGCTACTGCGGCTTCGTTTCCTACCAGGGGAAACATCGGAGCGAGATCTCGCGGCAGCGGGACGGCTGGGGTCGCGTGCTCCTCGGCGAAGACGGACTTCCCGTCCTGGGGCGGTGGGAGCCGGTCGTCTCCAAGAAGTTGTGGGCTGACACCCAGCTTGAGCTGGACCACCGGCGACTTCTCGGCGAGCAGCGAGGCATCGCGGGGAATCCGCAAGGGGCCAACTATCGCAAGTACGTGTTCACCGGCTATCTGAGGTGCGGGATCTGTAAAGCGGCCATGAGCACCAAGCGCGTTGCCTGCCGCGGGCATGTCATCTACTACTGCCCGGGCAAGGGCCGCAACGCCTGCGGCAAGGTGAGCCGACGTGCACAACCAGTGGACCTGCATCTGGAGAGTCTGATCGTCGAGTGGGCGAAGGCCCACTCGACACAGCTGCCGACGCGAGACGAAGCCGCAGACCAGACCGATCCAGCCCACACCCTCAGGACTCGGATCTCAGAGATCGGCGCTCGCAAGCGGGATCTCACGTCCTCGTGGGCCAAGGGCTCGGAGAGCGTGCAAGGCATGCGACCCGACGACTACTACCAAGCTCTCGCCTCGCTGAACGCCGAACTCGACCGGCTCGAAGGAGAACTGGCGACCCATACCCCACACGCACGTCACGGCCGAGCGCGCGATTACGAGGGCGAGTGGCGAACCGGAGGATTGGAGCAACGCCGTGCCCTGGTGGGTGAGATCTTCAGCGCCATCCAAGTGATGCCGTCCGGCAAAGGACGTGCTCCGTTCAACCCCGAACACATCAAGCCGCTGTACCTGCACTGA
- a CDS encoding SDR family oxidoreductase produces the protein MLLQGKTVIVSGVGAGLGHRIAATVVRDGGNAVLGARTAANLAKAAAEIDPSGAHTAHLATDISEEAQCEALAALAVERFGRIDGVIHVAAWDSYFGGLEDADFETWHGVIDVNLLGTLRMTRACLPGLKERGGSVVIIGTQSAVAAPSQVQQAAYAASKGALTSAMYSMARELGPHRIRVNTVLPGWMWGPPVQAYVRFAAHTEGVPEAEVLDRLTGRMALPELATDGDVAEAAAFLASDRARAITGQSLLVNAGELMR, from the coding sequence ATGCTGCTCCAGGGGAAGACCGTCATCGTGTCGGGGGTCGGCGCCGGGCTCGGCCACCGGATCGCCGCGACCGTCGTACGGGACGGGGGCAACGCGGTCCTCGGCGCGCGTACTGCGGCAAACCTCGCCAAGGCCGCCGCCGAGATCGACCCCTCGGGCGCGCACACCGCCCACCTGGCCACGGACATCTCCGAAGAGGCGCAGTGCGAGGCGCTGGCCGCGCTCGCGGTCGAGCGGTTCGGGCGGATCGACGGGGTCATCCATGTCGCCGCCTGGGACAGCTACTTCGGCGGCCTTGAGGACGCCGATTTCGAGACCTGGCACGGCGTCATCGACGTAAACCTGCTCGGCACGCTGCGGATGACCCGCGCCTGCCTGCCCGGCCTGAAGGAGCGGGGCGGCTCGGTCGTCATCATCGGTACGCAGTCGGCGGTGGCCGCGCCCTCGCAGGTCCAGCAGGCGGCGTACGCGGCGTCGAAGGGCGCGCTGACCTCGGCGATGTACTCGATGGCGCGCGAGCTCGGACCCCACCGGATACGGGTCAACACGGTGCTGCCGGGGTGGATGTGGGGGCCGCCGGTCCAGGCGTACGTCCGGTTCGCCGCGCACACCGAGGGCGTACCGGAGGCCGAGGTGCTGGACCGGCTGACCGGGCGGATGGCGCTGCCGGAGCTGGCCACGGACGGGGATGTCGCGGAGGCCGCGGCGTTCCTGGCCTCCGACCGGGCGCGGGCGATCACCGGCCAGTCGCTGCTCGTCAACGCCGGTGAACTCATGCGCTAG
- a CDS encoding bifunctional FO biosynthesis protein CofGH produces MTTSAPHGPTANAMRRALRRARDGVALDTTEAAVLLQARGEDLQDLAASAARVRDAGLEAAGRPGVITYSKSVFVPLTRLCRDKCHYCTFATVPGKLRRAGHGMFMSPDEVLDIARRGAELGCKEALITLGDKPEDRWPEAREWLEAEGYDDTVAYVRAMAIRILEETGLLPHLNPGVMSWTDFQRLKPVAPSMGMMLETTATRLWSEPGGPHYGSPDKEPAVRLRVLEDAGRSSVPFTSGLLIGIGETYEERAESLFALRKVARAYHGIQELIIQNFRAKPDTAMRGMPDAELDDLVATVAVARHIMGPSGNLQAPPNLVDGEYARLIGAGIDDWGGVSPVTIDHVNPEKPWPQIEALAEQSAAAGFRLEERLCVYPEFVRRGEPWLDPRLLPHVRALADPETGLANPGAPVRGLPWQEPDEGFTSTGRTDLHRTIDTEGRTADRRDDFDEVYGDWGALREAAAPGMVPSRIDGDMKAALTQAADDPTKLTDDEALALLHADGPALDALTRIADELRRDVVGDDVTYIVTRNINFTNVCYTGCRFCAFAQRRTDADAYTLSLDQVADRAQQAWEVGAVEVCMQGGIHPDLPGTAYFDIARAVKERVPGMHVHAFSPMEVVNGATRTGMSIREWLTAAKEAGLGSIPGTAAEILDDEVRWVLTKGKLPTATWIEVVKTAHELGIRSSSTMMYGHVDQPRHWLGHLRTLAGIQQETGGFTEFVTLPFIHTNAPVYLAGIARPGPTDRDNRAVTAMARLLLHPYITNIQTSWVKLGAEGAAEMLRSGANDLGGTLMEETISRMAGSSYGSYRSVQDLIAIADAAGRPSKPRTTLYGDVPEERQRAALASDGHLPELLPVLE; encoded by the coding sequence ATGACGACGAGCGCACCGCACGGACCCACCGCCAACGCCATGCGGCGCGCGCTCAGGCGTGCGCGGGACGGGGTGGCTCTCGACACGACCGAGGCCGCCGTGCTCCTCCAGGCCCGCGGCGAGGACCTCCAGGACCTCGCCGCTTCCGCCGCGCGGGTGCGTGACGCGGGGCTGGAAGCCGCCGGGCGGCCCGGGGTCATCACGTACTCGAAGAGCGTGTTCGTCCCGCTCACCCGGCTGTGCCGCGACAAGTGCCACTACTGCACCTTCGCGACCGTGCCCGGCAAACTGCGCCGCGCCGGGCACGGGATGTTCATGTCGCCGGACGAGGTGCTGGACATCGCGCGCCGCGGTGCCGAACTGGGCTGCAAGGAAGCGCTGATCACCCTCGGCGACAAGCCCGAGGACCGGTGGCCCGAGGCGCGGGAGTGGCTGGAGGCCGAGGGGTACGACGACACCGTCGCGTACGTACGGGCGATGGCGATCCGCATCCTGGAGGAGACCGGACTGCTGCCGCACCTGAACCCCGGCGTCATGTCCTGGACCGACTTCCAGCGCCTCAAGCCCGTGGCGCCCTCCATGGGCATGATGCTGGAGACGACCGCGACCCGGCTGTGGAGCGAACCGGGCGGGCCGCACTACGGCTCGCCCGACAAGGAACCGGCCGTGCGGCTGCGGGTGCTGGAGGACGCGGGGCGCTCGTCCGTGCCGTTCACCAGCGGGCTGCTCATCGGGATCGGGGAGACGTACGAGGAGCGCGCCGAGTCGCTGTTCGCGCTGAGGAAGGTGGCGCGCGCCTACCACGGCATCCAGGAACTCATCATCCAGAACTTCCGCGCCAAGCCGGACACGGCGATGCGCGGCATGCCGGACGCGGAGCTGGACGACCTGGTCGCCACGGTCGCCGTAGCCCGGCACATCATGGGCCCGTCGGGCAATCTGCAGGCCCCGCCGAACCTCGTCGACGGGGAGTACGCGCGGCTGATCGGCGCGGGCATCGACGACTGGGGCGGAGTGTCGCCGGTCACGATCGACCATGTGAACCCCGAGAAGCCGTGGCCGCAGATCGAGGCCCTGGCCGAGCAGTCGGCGGCAGCCGGGTTCCGGCTGGAGGAACGGCTCTGCGTCTACCCGGAGTTCGTACGGCGCGGCGAGCCCTGGCTCGACCCGCGTCTGCTGCCGCACGTGCGCGCGCTGGCCGACCCGGAGACGGGCCTCGCGAACCCCGGAGCTCCCGTGCGCGGCCTGCCGTGGCAGGAGCCGGACGAGGGTTTCACCTCCACCGGCCGTACCGATCTGCACCGCACCATCGACACCGAGGGCCGCACTGCCGACCGGCGTGACGACTTCGACGAGGTCTACGGCGACTGGGGCGCGCTGCGCGAGGCCGCGGCGCCCGGCATGGTGCCGTCACGTATCGACGGCGACATGAAGGCCGCCCTTACGCAGGCGGCCGACGACCCGACGAAGCTCACCGACGACGAGGCGCTCGCCCTGCTGCACGCGGACGGTCCGGCGCTGGACGCCCTCACCCGTATCGCCGACGAGCTGCGGCGTGACGTCGTCGGCGACGACGTCACGTACATCGTCACGCGCAACATCAACTTCACCAACGTCTGCTACACCGGCTGCCGTTTCTGCGCCTTCGCCCAGCGCCGTACCGACGCCGACGCCTACACGCTGTCCCTGGACCAGGTCGCCGACCGGGCCCAGCAGGCGTGGGAGGTCGGCGCGGTCGAGGTGTGCATGCAGGGCGGCATCCACCCCGACCTGCCCGGCACGGCGTACTTCGACATCGCGCGGGCCGTGAAGGAACGCGTCCCCGGCATGCATGTGCACGCCTTCTCCCCGATGGAGGTCGTCAACGGTGCGACCCGCACCGGAATGTCGATCCGCGAGTGGCTGACGGCGGCGAAGGAGGCCGGGCTCGGGTCGATTCCGGGGACGGCCGCCGAAATCCTCGACGACGAGGTGCGCTGGGTCCTGACCAAGGGCAAGCTGCCGACCGCGACCTGGATCGAGGTCGTGAAGACGGCGCACGAGCTGGGCATCAGGTCCTCGTCGACCATGATGTACGGGCATGTGGACCAGCCGCGCCACTGGCTCGGCCACCTGCGCACCCTGGCAGGCATCCAGCAAGAGACGGGCGGCTTCACGGAGTTCGTGACGCTGCCCTTCATCCACACCAACGCGCCTGTCTACCTGGCCGGGATCGCCAGGCCCGGACCGACGGACCGCGACAACCGGGCTGTCACGGCCATGGCCCGTCTTCTCCTCCACCCGTACATCACCAACATTCAGACCAGCTGGGTCAAACTGGGTGCGGAGGGCGCCGCCGAAATGCTGCGCTCCGGCGCCAATGACCTAGGCGGGACACTGATGGAGGAGACCATCTCCCGGATGGCGGGCTCCAGTTACGGTTCGTACCGCTCCGTCCAGGATCTGATCGCGATCGCGGACGCGGCCGGGCGGCCCTCGAAGCCGCGCACGACCCTGTACGGCGACGTACCGGAGGAGCGGCAGCGGGCGGCCCTCGCATCGGACGGACATCTTCCGGAGTTGCTGCCGGTGCTGGAGTGA